AGTGGTTAAAACACTCTTAGGTGCAACAACTACCGGTAGAAATACACAAGAATGCAATCAACTAGAAATAGCACAGTAATTACTACTTTTCATATCGATGAATGAGATGAGTTGGACTTACTAAGTCTCTTGTTGCTGTAAAGTCAGGAAACTACAAGATAGTTTGTCAACTAATTAGTATTAATGATGTTCGAGTATCAGGTTTAACAGTTTAAAATAGTATTTTGTACTTCAATTGCCATAATGTGATGTGATGATGCAACTGAAGATATGGCAACATCGACAGCAATGCCTCAGTCTGCAATTGTGTACGGAGCTTGTCCTCATGATTGTCCAGATACCTGCTCAATGATAGTAACTGTAGAAAATGGTCGAGCGGCTAGAGTTGCGGGCAATCCAGATCATCCGTTCACGAAAGGAACGCTGTGCGGTAAGGTGAGCGATTATCTCGACCGAGTTTACAGTCCTGATCGCCTGCTTTATCCCATGCGACGAGTTGGAGCGAAAGGCAGCGGGCAGTTTGAGAGAATAAGCTGGGATACTGCGTTAGATGAAATTTGCGATCGGTTCAAGCAAATCATTCAAGATTATGGTTCAGAAGCAGTTCTGCCTTGTAGCTATTTAGGACATGAAGGCTTACTAAACGGGCTAACAGTAGGCGATCCGTTTTTCAATCGACTTGGAGCAACAGTGAGCGAACGCACTTTTTGTGCTTCTTGCTCCAGTGCTGCCTACTTGATGACTTGCGGTCCAACGCATGGCACTGATCCAGATACATTTGTCCACTCCAGATACATCATTGTTTGGGGTTGTAACGTACTTACGACCAACGTACATCTATGGTCATTCATTCAAGAGGCTCGCAAGCGCGGGGCAAAGCTGGTTGTTATCGATCCAGTTCGCAATCGCACGGCACAAAAGGCAGATTGGCATATTCCGATTCGTCCAGGAACCGATGGAGCTTTAGCGCTCGCCATGATGCATCTGATAGTTAATAATGATTGGGTAGATGCTGACTACATTGAACGTTATACGACTGGCTACGCAGAACTAAAGCAGCACGTTCAGCAGTATTCACCAAAATGGGCATCGGAAGTGACAGGCATTCCGGTGCAAGATATCGTAACTCTGACCCGCGAGTATGCTACCACTCCACCCGCTGTTATTCGGCTGGGCGTAGCGTTGGAGAAGCAAGCTGGGGGCGGGCAGGGAATTAGAGCTATCTGCTGCTTGCCTGCCTTGATTGGAGCGTGGAGATATTTGGGTGGTGGGATTCTACAAGCACCACTCTGGCCCTTCCCAATTCGGTGGGAAGCTGCTCACCATCCAGAGTTCATTCGTCCAGGCACGCGAGTGGTAAACCTGTGGCAACTTGGAGCGGTATTAACAGGAGAATTGCTGCTAGAACCGCCGATCAAAGCGCTATTTGTCTATAACAGCAATCCGGTTAGTCAATCGGCAGAGCAAAGTAAAACACTAGCAGGATTGATGCGAGACGATCTATTTACGATTGTTAGCGAACAGTTTATGACCGACACGGCTCGCTACGCTGATATTCTGCTGCCAGCAGCAACACAGGTTGAACATCTTGACTTGATGTTTTCCTGGGGGCATACCTACGTTACTCTCAACAATCCAGCGATCGCTCCACTAGGTGAGGCAGTAGCTAACACTGAGTTATTTCGCCGTCTTGCTGTAAAGATGGGCTTTGAAGATGAGTGCTTCAAACTTAGTGATGAAGCGTTAGCAATGCAAATTCTCGATTGGTCGGCTCCTGTAATGCAGGGCATTGATATGGAATTATTGAAGCAAAAAGGTTACGCCAAGCTGAAAATTGATTTGGTACCTCACGCTGAGGGGAATTTCCCAACGCCATCAGGTAAGTGCGAGTTTGTGGCATCCGAACCAGTCAGCACTAACTTTGTAGTGTCAGCATTCCGGCAGGGATTCGAGGAATATGAGCCTGGGCAAACTTTGCCTTTGCTACCTACTTATATTCCACCTAGAGAAACGGTACAAAGTAACCCAGAACTAGCACGACGCTATCCGCTTAAGTTGCTGTCTATTAAACCACACCAGTTTCTCAATTCCTGTTTTGCTAATCTTCCGAAACATCGGAAGCTGGAAGGCGAATTTAATGTAGTGATTCATCCGAGCGATGCTGCAAAACGCGGAATCGAATCTGGGCAAAAGGTTAAAATTTTCAACGATCGTGGTGCATTTCAAACAGTTGCGCTAGTTAAAGACATAACGCAGCCTGGTATTGTTGTAGCTCCATTGGGGCACTGGCGCGCATTCAACCAAAATAACAATACGCTCAACGCAGCAACATCATCAACCTTTACAGACATGGGACATGCAGCAACGGTGGGAGATACCTTGATAGAAGTTGCAGCGATTAGTTAGTTTTCTTTTCGTAGCTTCTCTCCTCCAAGTTTACTTTTATTTCGTTCAGTCCTTGTAAGGAATTGTGCGTGTAATATACAAATGACTGTTTGCAATAATTTTTAATCTTAGACAAGGAAGCCAAGGAGTTATTTTGGTTTGAAGTAGCTTTTGCGATCGCTTCGCGGTGTTATAGCCTTTTCCTAAATTTCAAAAGTCAGAATAGGCTTCTAATTCTCAGCAATCTAGTTAAGCAAGCTGAAACAAACAATTTGCAACAATTAGCCATATTGTTTTGCAAAACGCTGTCGCTGTCGTTGAGTCATCCAACAGACAATCTCCCCCAAATTAGCAACAGGTACTTGAGAAAATGGTAGGGTTTGCATATAGCCGTCATGAAGAAACTCAGGTGTCATGGTTGTCTCACTCATGCACTGCTGCGCCTGATTTCTCCAAATTAGATCCCACCATTTTTCGTGAGCTTCAAGCGCTTGAGTATATTCTGGGGCGCGAGGGTCTGAGACTTGAGCATGTTGAGCATAGCCAACCCGACAATGAATATGAAGTGCCCGTTGAGCACACAGTTCAAGAACGTCCCACTCTGTATCAATTAGTCGTTCGCAAACAACACACCAGTGGCTAAAGTCACAGGTAAGTTTCATCGAGGGAAACTCAAGTAGCAAATCTCTAGTAATCCAGGGATTGAACAGCGATCGACTCCGATGCGTCTCAAACGAAATCGCAATACCAGCTTCTTTCTCAAGTGCTAGCGCTTTCCCAAAAAACTCGACATTCTGCTGCCACGACCAGCCATCATAGCCGCACATTGTTGAGACAAACATTGCTCCTAGCTGCACGGCGTGTTCAACCGACCAGCGCAAATCATCAAGATGATTTTGAATAGTGAACTCGCGGCGTGGAATCCACCAATCCTTGGTAGCATCACCATCCACTCCTGTTGTCGCTTCAGCAACGTAGACTAAACGATGTTCGTTAAGTTTTTCCCGCAGTTTGCAACGTTGCTCAGACGTTTTGGGAATTGGACCCTCTAAGCCATCAAACCCATCCCTAAGAGTTTGTTGAATCCACTCATCTAGATTAGATGAACCCGACCAGAAAGAGCGAAGCATCAGAAGTTTCATTGTTTGCTTGCTGCCTCAATTTGCCGCGCTAAATACCGTTGGAATAGCCAAATAGGCATTTCCAGATGCCCTAGCGGACCAGGGGAATAAACTGAGGATCGTAATCCTCGTTGCACCGCAGTACAAACCTCTACATCTTCTAGGTGGAATTTTCTTAGTGCTTCAATTTCTTGTTCCAACAGTCGATCAAATCCTGGCAGTTCTTTACTTTTAGATGTGACTAACAATGTAGTGTGTAAAATCATTTCACTTTCACTAGTGGGTAATAGTAAATACCAGTAAACGCGATCGGGACCAATAAATAGTAAGAAGTTTGGAGTGCCAAGATAGACTGCATATTCATAGTAGTCGCGAGGATGCAGGCTGCTAGGAGGTTGAAATACGCTGGTTGATTGACCTGCTTTCACCTGCTCTACAATTGATTTTGCCAAGGGTAAATGACATACAATACTATTTGCTAACTCTGGTTCTGACCAAGTACTAGCGGCAGGCATCATTGGTTCAAAGGTTTTGTGATGAGTACCCAAATGATGATAGGGTTCCATAAAATTTTCAACCAACACCTTCCAGTTGAACTGACAATCCCATCTCACATTTGCAACTATCTCCATTTCTGCCATATTCCACCGTTCCACAAAAGGTAGCAGTTGTGCATAATGTGTATTGACAGGTTCAATATTTGAATCAAACGTGACAAAAATAAACCCTTGCCAAATCTCAGAACGAAACGCAGGTAAACAAAACTTACCTTGCTCAAACTCTTGAGAGTGATGCATTTGTGGAGCACCAATTAAATGCCCATCTAAGCCGTAACTCCAGTGATGATATGGACATAAGAAACTGCGGCGATTACCTTGCACTCGATGCCCAAATTCCTCAGGCATGATATCCATACCGCGATGAGGGCACACTCTTGATAGCACGCGAATGCGATCGTCTTTGCCACGTACAATTGAAATTGGTTCATCGAACAAATTGATATTAATGTAGTCTCCAGGTTGAGAAACTTGTGAAACGTGTCCTACACACAGCCATTGCTTCTTAAAGATGTGCTGAACTTCCCATTGGTAAAAAGCTGATGACGTGTAAGCTTGAGCAGGAAGAGCGATCGCTTGTTCTAGCGGTCTCGCTGCAATATTCACAATCTTCTGCTGAAGTTGGAGTAATTGCGTTTCATCTGAAAACTTCGTAGTTGTTGACATGACAATCTATTTCTTTTTTCTAGCAAAACTGATGATTAAGAAAAATAGGGTTCTTTGTATGTAAGCAAGTATCGAAGTTTAGCAAAACAAACTAATGAATATAGTGCTTTAAAGTTGCTACAAATGAAGAGCAGAGTAGCTTCAAGAAAAGCTATTTGTATTTTGTCTGTAGTAAGTTGGTATTACACTGTGATTGCCTTTAGAAAGGAAATATCCGTCACTGAATTTGCAGGAATCGCTTTTGTCACTAAGTTCGCTTCTGCCCAAACTTCTTGCGCTTGAGAAAAACCTTTGGAAAATAGATTTGGAGTGCTTCCTTGTAATCCAAAATAATTAGCATTTTCTGCATAATCAGCGTATTTACATCCTTGTACCATTTCACTGATTTCTTGTTGCGAAACTCCTAATCCTTTTGCCATTATGCTGTTAGCTTGAGCAGGGTTCGTTCTCCAGAATTCAACTGCATCAAACCAAGCTTTGATTACACCGCTTACTGCATCTGGATTAGTATTTGCGTAATCGCTGTGAACGAGTAATAAATCTAACAAAAGTCCTGGTTGTTCGCGGCTTGTCACTAATATATGTGCGTTGGGCAACTGCTTTGTTGTAGTAGTCAAGTAAGGTTCCCACGTCACCGCAGCTTTAGTACGTCCCGCAGTAAATGCTGCTGCTGCATCACCAGCTGTTGGCACGAACAATGTCTGCACGTCTTCAGGAGATACATTTTCTTGTTTTAATAAGGAAAGTAAAAAGAAATGAGAAGGCGAGCCTTGTTCAACTGCAATAGACTGATTTTGTAAATCTGCAATGCTGGTGATGTCTTTGCTAGCAACAATACCATCTGCCCCATAAGAATCATTGAGCTTTAGGATACAGGTAGCAGGTAGCCCTTGAGAGGCTTCGATCGCAAACCAATCGAGTGTTGTAATAGAAAATTGTACTTGTTGATTTACTAGTGCACTCCGACGAGGAGCCGCATCCTCAATCTTCAGAATTTCTGCCTCTAGTCCGTGTTTTGCAAACAAGTTCTGCTCTTTGGCTATAAAAAAAGGTCCGTAACCAATCCAAGTCAAAATAGCAATCTTAATTGATTGAAGAGAATTGGATACTCCTGATGATGTTCCAGATATGTTTCTACAAGAAGCGATCGCACTTGTGGTTCCAGCAATTGCACTGTATTTAAGGAATTTACGACGCTGCATGAGTTTGGTTGCTCTCTGGTAGTTTGAACTAACTAAACACCTACAAGTAGTTCGTGTCTCAATAACTTCACTTCTTTGATTACTACAAGCAGGAAGTACTGAGCGAAAAGTAAGAAGCTATTTCACACCTTAAAAGCGTTACTCGTACAAAACTGTGTTTTAAATAACAAAAAACGCAGTTTTAGAATATTTTTCTGCGAAATTGTTTACTGATTTTAGTAAATCTATACTTTTAAAGTAAATATTCTACTCAGATATGCGAATATCGTAAATTGAGGATTACGAGTGTATGAGAGAGGATAAGCAAATAGCAGTTCTTAGCTTCTGTATAGAGTGATACCTAGAGAACGCTAATATTAGCGTTACCTCAACTAAAAGCTAAGCTTAACGAAGGATTTGTTGCGAAATTCGTATTATGTCTGACGAAGCTCACTACCAAAAAATTGAAAGTACTCCGTTAAACCTAGATGAACTAGATATTCAAATTGTGCAGCTGCTGCATAAGGACGGGCGAATGCCATTTACAGAAATTGCCAAGAAAGTCGGTGTAGCAGAAGCAACGATCCGCAATCGCGTTCAACGATTGACAAACTCCGGTGCAATCACGATTCAAGCATATTTAAACCCAGATAAGTTAGGCTTTCGCAACATAGCACTGATTGAGCTAAAGTTGGTAGATTTTGAGCAAGCGCAGGCGATCGCATCTGAATTGGTTAATCAAGACTCTGTAAGCTATGTTGCCTTTGTGGCAGGTAGTTACGACCTATTTGTGGAAGTTACCTACGATACAAATGAAGGATTATTCGATTTTATATCAGCCCTAAAAGCAAAATCTGGAGTCAGCAGTTGTGAAACAGCGATCGTCCTTAAACTACTTAAAACTCAATATTCGTTTCAAGCAAAATCTATCATAACCTGAGTTGTCATCTATACTAAGCAAATCATCAATTGTAGTATGCGCAGACTTGCTAAGCTCAATGAGTTTGCGATCGCGATTAGCGCGGTAACTGCAAGATTCATACAAAATTGGGTGGCGTGTAATGGAAGTTCGATGCGCGGCTTCTAGTTGCCGTTCCGCTCCACAAACAAGGTATGGTAGCACAGCGTCGTTGAGGGGCAAGCCTGAAGTAAATAAAAAACGTGAGGATCTGGGCGGTTAGGCGTTTGTTGGTTTGT
This genomic interval from Chroococcidiopsis sp. TS-821 contains the following:
- a CDS encoding molybdopterin-dependent oxidoreductase; its protein translation is MATSTAMPQSAIVYGACPHDCPDTCSMIVTVENGRAARVAGNPDHPFTKGTLCGKVSDYLDRVYSPDRLLYPMRRVGAKGSGQFERISWDTALDEICDRFKQIIQDYGSEAVLPCSYLGHEGLLNGLTVGDPFFNRLGATVSERTFCASCSSAAYLMTCGPTHGTDPDTFVHSRYIIVWGCNVLTTNVHLWSFIQEARKRGAKLVVIDPVRNRTAQKADWHIPIRPGTDGALALAMMHLIVNNDWVDADYIERYTTGYAELKQHVQQYSPKWASEVTGIPVQDIVTLTREYATTPPAVIRLGVALEKQAGGGQGIRAICCLPALIGAWRYLGGGILQAPLWPFPIRWEAAHHPEFIRPGTRVVNLWQLGAVLTGELLLEPPIKALFVYNSNPVSQSAEQSKTLAGLMRDDLFTIVSEQFMTDTARYADILLPAATQVEHLDLMFSWGHTYVTLNNPAIAPLGEAVANTELFRRLAVKMGFEDECFKLSDEALAMQILDWSAPVMQGIDMELLKQKGYAKLKIDLVPHAEGNFPTPSGKCEFVASEPVSTNFVVSAFRQGFEEYEPGQTLPLLPTYIPPRETVQSNPELARRYPLKLLSIKPHQFLNSCFANLPKHRKLEGEFNVVIHPSDAAKRGIESGQKVKIFNDRGAFQTVALVKDITQPGIVVAPLGHWRAFNQNNNTLNAATSSTFTDMGHAATVGDTLIEVAAIS
- a CDS encoding sugar phosphate isomerase/epimerase, which gives rise to MLRSFWSGSSNLDEWIQQTLRDGFDGLEGPIPKTSEQRCKLREKLNEHRLVYVAEATTGVDGDATKDWWIPRREFTIQNHLDDLRWSVEHAVQLGAMFVSTMCGYDGWSWQQNVEFFGKALALEKEAGIAISFETHRSRSLFNPWITRDLLLEFPSMKLTCDFSHWCVVCERLIDTEWDVLELCAQRALHIHCRVGYAQHAQVSDPRAPEYTQALEAHEKWWDLIWRNQAQQCMSETTMTPEFLHDGYMQTLPFSQVPVANLGEIVCWMTQRQRQRFAKQYG
- a CDS encoding aromatic ring-hydroxylating dioxygenase subunit alpha, which gives rise to MSTTTKFSDETQLLQLQQKIVNIAARPLEQAIALPAQAYTSSAFYQWEVQHIFKKQWLCVGHVSQVSQPGDYININLFDEPISIVRGKDDRIRVLSRVCPHRGMDIMPEEFGHRVQGNRRSFLCPYHHWSYGLDGHLIGAPQMHHSQEFEQGKFCLPAFRSEIWQGFIFVTFDSNIEPVNTHYAQLLPFVERWNMAEMEIVANVRWDCQFNWKVLVENFMEPYHHLGTHHKTFEPMMPAASTWSEPELANSIVCHLPLAKSIVEQVKAGQSTSVFQPPSSLHPRDYYEYAVYLGTPNFLLFIGPDRVYWYLLLPTSESEMILHTTLLVTSKSKELPGFDRLLEQEIEALRKFHLEDVEVCTAVQRGLRSSVYSPGPLGHLEMPIWLFQRYLARQIEAASKQ
- a CDS encoding ABC transporter substrate-binding protein, translated to MQRRKFLKYSAIAGTTSAIASCRNISGTSSGVSNSLQSIKIAILTWIGYGPFFIAKEQNLFAKHGLEAEILKIEDAAPRRSALVNQQVQFSITTLDWFAIEASQGLPATCILKLNDSYGADGIVASKDITSIADLQNQSIAVEQGSPSHFFLLSLLKQENVSPEDVQTLFVPTAGDAAAAFTAGRTKAAVTWEPYLTTTTKQLPNAHILVTSREQPGLLLDLLLVHSDYANTNPDAVSGVIKAWFDAVEFWRTNPAQANSIMAKGLGVSQQEISEMVQGCKYADYAENANYFGLQGSTPNLFSKGFSQAQEVWAEANLVTKAIPANSVTDISFLKAITV
- a CDS encoding Lrp/AsnC family transcriptional regulator; its protein translation is MSDEAHYQKIESTPLNLDELDIQIVQLLHKDGRMPFTEIAKKVGVAEATIRNRVQRLTNSGAITIQAYLNPDKLGFRNIALIELKLVDFEQAQAIASELVNQDSVSYVAFVAGSYDLFVEVTYDTNEGLFDFISALKAKSGVSSCETAIVLKLLKTQYSFQAKSIIT